In Lewinellaceae bacterium, a single window of DNA contains:
- a CDS encoding SUMF1/EgtB/PvdO family nonheme iron enzyme, which translates to MKYLFFIFAMLPALNAFGQWCDEFDGLITKGDSYLSSTNPNYQEAINAYTAAILACAGRAGEARQRISKMVNDINALKDQAVDAERDAEAQREKAEEALANLRFKNLSIFRSSAEKGRENIYTLDHSKALEKMGVAVEIDVDSDLKKEKLTEPVAELLFFFAEGGRRPALARNAAALLLRLEPEDDLAQTLQQCLAESWETRAQFDPLLEKLPYLEKFQERYYPKMVPVPLGADRIFKMGSPESEWKRQKDEKLHEVKLSPYQISDAPITFYQFALFSEAIDRDLASQTPYWGRFGDHPMVSVSWNEAVEYANWLNGQKGRPPCYTIQKEKNSGIDNRVRLDSLKWKVDWDTTAKGFRLPTEAEWELAARGGVGAPRTLFAGSDTLDEVGWFWKNSGDTLLYGNWGMNRIYNNNGRTHAVKQKKDNGIGIYDMSGNVYEWCWDWYDADYYNKCYKKGVELNPRGAESSSYGRVIRGGSWFNKAEDCRTAYRGDFSPDVRYNPLGFRLVFVP; encoded by the coding sequence ATGAAATACCTGTTTTTCATCTTTGCAATGCTCCCTGCGCTGAATGCTTTCGGCCAATGGTGCGACGAGTTCGACGGCCTCATCACAAAAGGGGACAGCTATCTCAGTAGCACCAACCCCAACTACCAGGAGGCCATCAATGCTTATACGGCGGCTATTCTGGCCTGCGCTGGCCGGGCGGGCGAGGCCCGGCAGCGGATCTCAAAAATGGTGAATGACATTAATGCGCTGAAAGACCAGGCGGTAGATGCGGAAAGGGATGCAGAGGCTCAGCGCGAAAAAGCAGAGGAAGCCCTTGCTAACCTTCGGTTTAAAAACCTTTCCATCTTCAGGTCTTCAGCCGAAAAGGGCAGAGAAAATATCTATACCCTAGACCACAGCAAAGCTCTGGAAAAAATGGGGGTGGCCGTAGAAATAGATGTGGATAGTGACCTGAAAAAGGAAAAATTAACCGAACCTGTCGCCGAGCTGCTATTCTTCTTTGCCGAAGGCGGGCGAAGACCGGCCCTTGCCCGAAACGCAGCGGCATTGTTACTCCGGTTGGAACCCGAAGATGACCTGGCTCAGACTTTGCAGCAATGCCTGGCAGAAAGTTGGGAAACACGCGCCCAATTTGATCCCTTACTGGAAAAACTGCCCTATCTTGAAAAATTTCAGGAGCGCTACTATCCCAAAATGGTGCCTGTACCTTTAGGCGCAGACCGCATTTTCAAAATGGGCAGCCCGGAATCGGAATGGAAGCGCCAGAAAGACGAAAAGTTGCACGAAGTCAAGTTGTCTCCTTACCAAATATCCGATGCCCCCATTACCTTCTACCAGTTTGCCCTGTTCAGCGAGGCCATTGATCGGGACCTGGCGAGCCAGACGCCCTACTGGGGTCGCTTCGGCGACCATCCGATGGTGAGTGTCTCCTGGAATGAGGCGGTAGAATATGCTAACTGGCTGAATGGGCAGAAGGGACGGCCGCCTTGTTATACCATACAAAAAGAAAAAAATAGCGGCATTGATAACCGGGTTCGATTAGACTCCCTTAAATGGAAAGTAGACTGGGACACGACGGCGAAAGGCTTCCGGCTGCCCACCGAAGCCGAGTGGGAACTGGCTGCCCGGGGCGGCGTGGGTGCCCCGAGAACTTTGTTCGCCGGTAGCGACACCCTCGATGAGGTGGGCTGGTTCTGGAAAAACTCCGGAGACACCCTCCTGTACGGCAACTGGGGCATGAACCGGATATACAACAACAACGGGCGCACTCATGCCGTGAAGCAGAAAAAAGATAACGGTATTGGTATCTATGACATGAGTGGCAATGTGTATGAATGGTGCTGGGATTGGTACGATGCTGATTACTACAATAAATGCTATAAGAAAGGTGTAGAGTTGAATCCGCGTGGCGCAGAAAGCAGTTCCTACGGCCGTGTCATCCGCGGCGGTAGCTGGTTCAACAAAGCAGAGGACTGCCGGACGGCTTACCGCGGAGACTTCAGCCCCGACGTCCGTTACAATCCTTTAGGCTTCCGCCTGGTGTTCGTCCCGTAG
- a CDS encoding ATP-binding protein: protein MKRYPFKFLDAYTREDKDIFFGRDEEVERLYEMVFQADLLLVYGASGTGKTSLIQCGLARKFQSHDWLALNIRRGDNLNKSLDDALRAAAGDAPDDAPGWLGEDLSSDSPSATALSPLARRFRAIYLQHFKPIYLIFDQFEELYILGNKAEEQAFVQTVQEALRVKQPVKMIISIREEYLGHLYEFERQVPELLRKKLRVEPMNLDKVKTVIQGIGSLPQSNVRLQTGKETAIAEAVFHQIRGGEKSLTIQLPYLQVFLDKYYLHCTGDERRQADALFTLDKLKEMGGLGDVLRNFLEEQVLLTARRLEQPPDTIWQMLSLFVTLEGTKEPLSEEELRRRLPEGVPAALASQVLEAFVSSRILRFSESQLRYEIAHDTLAKQLHARRSDDEIALLEVQRLIRSQVAIKAEAREFFTGKQLDFIQPFLPKLRLSEEEREWIRESKRRRAELEEAEERRQREELESTRRRLRIVRGLLGLALAAVLVAAYFAYDATQKKDELKEANIKTQQALDNYLEADSLRKVTEIRNLESMANNFLNLNQKELAVRVLQEAFEKDTTRQDIRRRLDTLSSE, encoded by the coding sequence ATGAAACGCTACCCCTTCAAATTTCTCGACGCCTACACCCGCGAAGACAAAGACATTTTCTTCGGCCGCGACGAAGAAGTGGAGCGCCTCTACGAGATGGTTTTCCAGGCCGACCTGCTCCTGGTGTACGGCGCTTCGGGCACGGGCAAGACCAGCCTCATACAGTGCGGCCTGGCCAGGAAATTCCAGAGCCACGACTGGCTGGCCCTTAACATCCGCCGGGGCGACAACCTCAATAAATCGCTTGACGACGCCCTGCGGGCCGCCGCCGGCGATGCTCCCGATGATGCCCCGGGCTGGCTCGGTGAAGACCTGAGCAGCGACAGCCCCTCCGCCACCGCTTTATCGCCCCTCGCCCGGCGCTTCCGGGCCATCTACCTTCAGCATTTCAAGCCTATCTACCTCATATTCGACCAGTTTGAAGAGCTCTACATCCTGGGCAATAAAGCCGAGGAGCAAGCCTTCGTGCAGACGGTGCAGGAGGCCCTGCGCGTCAAGCAACCCGTGAAGATGATCATCAGCATCCGGGAGGAGTACCTCGGCCACCTCTACGAGTTCGAGCGGCAGGTGCCGGAGCTGCTGCGCAAAAAACTGCGCGTGGAGCCCATGAATCTCGATAAGGTAAAAACCGTGATCCAGGGCATCGGCAGCCTGCCGCAGAGCAACGTTCGCCTGCAGACGGGCAAGGAAACCGCCATTGCCGAGGCGGTGTTCCACCAGATTCGAGGCGGCGAGAAATCCCTTACTATTCAACTGCCCTACCTGCAGGTGTTCCTCGACAAATACTACCTGCACTGCACAGGAGATGAGCGCCGGCAGGCCGACGCCCTCTTCACATTGGACAAGCTGAAGGAGATGGGCGGCCTGGGCGATGTGCTGCGCAACTTCCTGGAAGAACAGGTGCTGCTCACCGCCCGACGGCTGGAGCAGCCGCCCGACACCATCTGGCAGATGCTCTCCCTCTTCGTCACCCTGGAAGGTACCAAAGAACCCCTCTCGGAAGAGGAACTGCGCCGCCGTCTGCCCGAAGGAGTGCCGGCCGCCCTGGCTTCTCAAGTGCTGGAAGCCTTTGTTAGCAGCCGCATCCTCCGCTTTTCAGAAAGCCAACTGCGCTACGAGATCGCCCACGATACCCTGGCCAAACAGCTCCACGCCCGCCGCAGCGACGACGAGATTGCCCTCCTGGAAGTGCAGCGCCTCATCCGCTCCCAAGTGGCCATCAAGGCCGAAGCGCGGGAGTTCTTTACCGGTAAGCAACTGGATTTTATCCAGCCCTTTTTGCCCAAACTGCGCCTGTCGGAGGAGGAACGGGAATGGATACGGGAGAGCAAACGCCGCCGGGCGGAGTTGGAAGAAGCGGAAGAGCGGCGGCAGCGGGAGGAACTGGAAAGTACGCGGCGCAGGCTGAGGATAGTACGGGGGTTGCTGGGATTGGCGCTGGCGGCGGTATTGGTGGCTGCATATTTTGCCTATGATGCTACTCAGAAAAAGGATGAATTAAAAGAAGCCAATATTAAAACCCAACAAGCACTGGATAACTATCTGGAAGCCGATAGCCTGCGAAAGGTAACCGAGATCAGGAACCTGGAGTCCATGGCAAATAATTTCCTTAACCTGAATCAAAAAGAACTAGCGGTCAGAGTATTACAGGAAGCGTTTGAGAAAGACACCACCCGGCAGGATATCCGCCGCCGGCTTGACACTTTATCGTCGGAATAG
- a CDS encoding GxxExxY protein, whose protein sequence is MDENEIAAVVIEISFQIHRKWGPGLLEKVYEALLVHHLRKLGFEVKQQPEIPFEEDGVCLDVGFRADIIVENRLIVELKSVEKTRPVFYKILLTYLRLTGLKLGLLINFGEALLKDGIKRVANGLQD, encoded by the coding sequence ATGGACGAGAATGAAATAGCGGCAGTCGTTATCGAAATTTCTTTTCAAATTCATCGTAAGTGGGGGCCCGGCTTGTTGGAGAAAGTCTATGAAGCACTGCTGGTGCATCACTTGCGCAAGCTTGGCTTCGAGGTAAAGCAACAACCGGAAATTCCGTTTGAGGAAGATGGTGTTTGTCTGGACGTCGGTTTTCGCGCCGATATTATCGTGGAAAACCGCCTCATTGTCGAATTGAAATCCGTAGAGAAGACACGTCCTGTTTTTTATAAAATACTGCTAACTTATCTGCGTCTCACCGGGCTAAAATTGGGCCTGCTTATTAATTTTGGCGAGGCTTTGCTCAAAGACGGCATAAAAAGAGTAGCAAATGGCTTGCAGGACTGA
- a CDS encoding CHAT domain-containing protein, which produces MPHPVVYLAFANDPSAPLPMLTEEAQQLEHIFRRVSDTHIQLGKDEFATLDTIADKLRHFGQQLQVLHYAGHADSRRLLLPDGPADGSGMAQLISAAGPQLVFLNGCSTHGQVRLLLELGTPAVIATSRPIGDKMATEVAAQFFQGLCAGMTIGAAFQAVEGYLAAKKQPALLRRMRGVDFEEGTGADSVPPWGIYYEKEEALAWTLPETQESGKTIQQSAEKIYNIGNIDKADFS; this is translated from the coding sequence ATGCCCCATCCTGTCGTATATCTGGCTTTTGCCAATGACCCATCCGCCCCCCTGCCCATGCTTACCGAAGAGGCACAGCAATTAGAGCATATCTTCCGCCGCGTTTCCGATACCCACATACAATTGGGAAAAGACGAATTTGCCACTCTTGATACTATTGCCGATAAGTTGCGGCACTTCGGCCAGCAGTTGCAGGTTCTCCACTACGCCGGCCACGCTGATAGCCGCAGGCTGCTGCTGCCGGATGGCCCTGCCGATGGTTCAGGCATGGCGCAGCTCATTTCGGCAGCCGGGCCCCAGTTGGTATTCCTCAACGGCTGCTCCACCCACGGGCAGGTGCGGCTGCTGCTGGAACTGGGGACACCGGCAGTGATCGCTACCAGCCGCCCGATAGGAGATAAAATGGCTACGGAAGTGGCCGCCCAGTTCTTCCAGGGCCTGTGCGCAGGCATGACCATCGGTGCCGCTTTCCAGGCCGTGGAGGGTTATCTTGCTGCCAAAAAGCAGCCTGCCTTACTGCGCCGTATGCGAGGCGTTGATTTTGAGGAAGGCACCGGAGCGGACAGCGTCCCGCCCTGGGGCATTTATTATGAAAAGGAAGAAGCGCTGGCCTGGACGCTGCCTGAAACGCAGGAGTCCGGTAAAACGATACAGCAGTCGGCTGAAAAAATTTACAATATTGGCAATATCGATAAGGCTGATTTTTCGTAA
- the murA gene encoding UDP-N-acetylglucosamine 1-carboxyvinyltransferase gives MSLDAFEVIGGTPLKGEIIPQGAKNEALQVICATLLTEEKVAISNIPDILDVNLLISLLRGLGVSVEQVAAKTFSFQAGAVNLEYFDSQEFRQNAGRIRGSVMLIAPLLARFRKAILPKPGGDKIGRRRLDTHFLGLEKLGATFTYNAARNQYDVEAPRLKGAYILMDEISVTGTANVVMAAVLAEGTTQIYNAACEPYVQQLCRMLIRMGARISGIGSNLLTIEGVRQLGGTEHRLLPDMIEVGSFIGLAAMTQSEITIKDAMVEELGIIPHVFERMGIQMELRGNDIFIPRQEDYEIQTFIDGSIMTIYDAPWPGFTPDLMSIVLVVATQAKGSVLVHQKMFESRLFFVDKLIDMGAQIILCDPHRATVIGLGRRFQLRGIEMSSPDIRAGVALLIAALSAKGTSVIHNIHQIDRGYEAIDERLRGLGAQVRRVEG, from the coding sequence ATGTCCCTAGACGCATTTGAAGTGATCGGCGGCACGCCGCTCAAAGGAGAGATCATTCCCCAGGGCGCCAAAAACGAAGCGCTCCAGGTGATCTGCGCTACCCTGCTCACCGAAGAGAAAGTTGCCATTTCCAACATTCCGGATATTCTCGACGTCAACTTGCTGATCAGCTTGTTGCGCGGGTTGGGCGTTTCCGTTGAGCAAGTGGCCGCCAAGACGTTCAGCTTCCAAGCCGGAGCCGTCAACCTCGAATATTTCGATTCACAGGAGTTTCGCCAGAACGCCGGGCGCATCCGGGGCTCGGTTATGCTCATTGCCCCCCTGCTGGCACGGTTTAGAAAAGCCATCCTTCCCAAACCGGGAGGAGACAAGATCGGCCGCCGCCGCCTCGACACCCATTTCCTGGGGCTGGAAAAACTCGGCGCCACCTTCACCTACAATGCCGCCCGCAACCAATACGATGTGGAAGCTCCCCGCCTGAAGGGGGCTTACATCCTGATGGATGAAATTTCCGTTACCGGCACCGCCAACGTGGTGATGGCCGCCGTGCTGGCGGAAGGCACCACTCAGATATACAACGCCGCCTGCGAGCCCTATGTCCAGCAATTGTGCCGGATGCTCATCCGGATGGGCGCCCGGATTTCGGGCATTGGCTCCAACCTGCTCACCATCGAAGGCGTCCGGCAGTTGGGAGGCACCGAACACCGCTTGCTGCCCGACATGATCGAGGTCGGCAGCTTCATCGGCCTGGCCGCCATGACCCAGTCGGAGATCACCATAAAAGACGCCATGGTGGAGGAACTGGGCATCATCCCCCATGTCTTCGAACGCATGGGGATACAGATGGAGCTAAGAGGGAACGACATCTTCATTCCCCGGCAGGAAGATTACGAAATACAAACCTTCATCGACGGTTCCATCATGACCATCTACGACGCGCCCTGGCCGGGTTTTACCCCCGACCTGATGAGCATCGTGCTGGTGGTGGCCACCCAGGCCAAGGGCAGTGTGCTGGTCCATCAGAAAATGTTCGAGAGCCGCCTTTTCTTTGTCGACAAACTCATCGACATGGGAGCGCAGATCATCCTCTGCGACCCGCACCGGGCCACCGTCATCGGCCTGGGGCGCCGATTCCAACTGCGCGGCATAGAAATGAGCTCGCCGGACATACGCGCCGGCGTGGCCCTGCTCATCGCCGCTCTCTCCGCCAAAGGCACGAGCGTCATCCACAACATCCACCAGATCGACCGGGGCTACGAGGCTATTGACGAGCGGTTGCGGGGGCTGGGGGCGCAGGTGCGGCGGGTGGAGGGTTGA
- a CDS encoding DUF4290 domain-containing protein, protein MEYNSAREDLIIPEYGRNVQKLINHAKTIEDPAHRQKFVEAVVDLMQQMHPQSRSIDDYRDRLWKHVFRIAKYELDAVPPNGKKPRPEDSKKRPEKVAYPVMEAKYRHYGHNVQQLIKKALSMPEGPKRDGFVAVIGSYMKLAYRTWNKEHYVSDDVIKGDLETLSGGQLSLDDNTSIDNLSGGRGRRPSNSSSSGKRSSSPRDNGGGRGGDKPRRSYRRKK, encoded by the coding sequence ATGGAGTACAATTCCGCCAGGGAAGACCTCATCATCCCCGAATACGGCCGCAACGTCCAGAAACTGATCAACCACGCCAAGACGATAGAAGACCCGGCCCACCGCCAGAAATTTGTCGAAGCCGTGGTCGACCTGATGCAGCAAATGCACCCGCAAAGCCGCAGCATTGACGACTATCGCGACCGGCTCTGGAAACACGTTTTCCGCATTGCTAAGTACGAACTGGATGCCGTGCCGCCCAATGGCAAAAAACCGCGGCCGGAAGACAGCAAAAAGCGGCCCGAAAAGGTCGCCTATCCGGTCATGGAAGCCAAATACCGCCACTACGGCCACAATGTCCAGCAACTCATCAAGAAAGCCCTGTCTATGCCCGAAGGGCCCAAGCGAGACGGCTTCGTCGCCGTTATCGGTTCCTACATGAAACTGGCCTACCGCACCTGGAACAAGGAACACTATGTGAGCGACGACGTCATCAAAGGCGACCTCGAAACGCTCTCCGGCGGACAGCTTTCCCTGGACGACAACACCTCGATCGACAACCTCTCCGGAGGCAGAGGCCGGCGCCCCAGCAACAGCAGCAGCAGTGGAAAACGCAGCAGTTCTCCCCGGGATAACGGAGGAGGCAGAGGCGGAGACAAGCCGCGGCGTAGTTACCGCAGGAAAAAATAG
- the glmS gene encoding glutamine--fructose-6-phosphate transaminase (isomerizing) — protein MCGIVAYLGPKQAYPILIKGLKRLEYRGYDSAGVALLNGGVKIFKKKGKVQDLEAFSQEASKESTVGIGHTRWATHGAPDDINAHPHRSGNGRLTIVHNGIIENYALLKTALEKEGHHFESETDTEVLVHLIEEVQKRDNLPIEEAVRIALTRVVGAYAIVVMDKEDPDKLVAARKASPLVIGVGEDEFFLASDATPIIEHTRTVVYLNDEEIAVVQRSGDMQIKTIDNEVQAPFIHELDMKIELLEKGGFDYFMLKEIHEQPATIADCMRGRVNAEKGFVRLGGLEEHINRIANAKRFIVAACGTSWHSGLIGEYLFEDLARIPVEVEYASELRYRNPIITEEDVVIAISQSGETADTLAALELAKEKGAMIYGIVNAVGSSIARFTDAGSYIHAGPEIGVASTKAFTGQVTLLTMMALCLAEKRGTISKSYFRQLVSELANIPRKVQKVLEYDEQIKYIAGEIKDKHNALYLGRGYNFPVALEGALKLKEISYIHAEGYPAAEMKHGPIALIDEQMPVIVIATNKSAYDKIASNIQEVKARKGMVIAVVTEGDKVISKMADYVIEIPDTEEPLTPLLSVIPLQLLSYHIAVMRGCNVDQPRNLAKSVTVE, from the coding sequence ATGTGTGGTATTGTCGCCTATCTCGGCCCAAAGCAAGCTTATCCTATTCTGATAAAAGGCCTGAAACGCCTGGAATATCGCGGTTACGATAGCGCCGGGGTTGCCCTGCTCAACGGAGGGGTCAAAATTTTCAAAAAGAAGGGAAAGGTACAAGACCTGGAAGCCTTCTCTCAGGAAGCGTCCAAAGAAAGTACCGTCGGCATTGGCCACACCCGATGGGCTACCCACGGGGCGCCCGACGACATCAACGCTCACCCGCACCGTTCGGGCAACGGCAGGCTCACCATCGTTCACAACGGCATCATCGAGAATTACGCACTGCTCAAAACCGCCCTGGAAAAAGAAGGGCACCACTTTGAAAGCGAAACCGACACCGAGGTGCTCGTCCACCTGATCGAGGAAGTGCAAAAGCGGGACAACCTGCCCATTGAAGAGGCGGTCCGCATTGCCCTGACCAGGGTGGTCGGCGCTTACGCCATTGTCGTTATGGATAAAGAAGACCCAGATAAGCTGGTCGCTGCCCGCAAGGCCAGCCCGTTGGTCATCGGGGTTGGAGAGGACGAATTCTTTCTGGCTTCCGACGCCACCCCCATCATTGAACATACCCGGACGGTCGTCTACCTCAACGACGAAGAAATTGCCGTTGTGCAACGCTCCGGCGACATGCAGATCAAAACCATCGACAACGAAGTGCAGGCGCCCTTCATCCACGAGCTCGACATGAAGATCGAACTATTGGAAAAGGGCGGTTTCGACTACTTCATGCTCAAGGAAATCCACGAGCAGCCAGCCACCATTGCCGACTGCATGCGCGGCCGGGTCAATGCCGAAAAGGGCTTTGTCCGCCTCGGAGGGTTGGAAGAACACATCAACCGCATCGCCAACGCCAAACGTTTCATTGTAGCGGCCTGTGGCACCTCCTGGCACTCCGGCCTCATCGGCGAATACCTTTTCGAGGATCTGGCGCGCATCCCGGTTGAAGTCGAATACGCTTCCGAATTGCGCTACCGCAACCCCATCATCACCGAAGAAGATGTGGTGATCGCCATCTCCCAGTCCGGCGAAACCGCCGACACCCTGGCCGCTCTCGAATTGGCCAAAGAAAAGGGCGCCATGATCTATGGTATCGTCAACGCCGTGGGATCCTCCATTGCCCGGTTCACCGACGCGGGCTCTTACATCCACGCCGGGCCGGAGATCGGCGTAGCTTCCACCAAAGCCTTCACCGGGCAGGTCACCCTGCTGACCATGATGGCCCTGTGCCTGGCCGAAAAAAGAGGCACGATTTCCAAGTCTTATTTTCGGCAACTGGTCAGCGAGCTGGCCAATATTCCCAGGAAAGTGCAAAAGGTGCTGGAATACGACGAGCAGATTAAGTATATTGCGGGTGAAATAAAGGATAAGCACAATGCCCTTTACCTCGGAAGAGGGTACAACTTTCCCGTAGCGCTGGAAGGCGCACTCAAACTTAAAGAAATTTCCTATATACATGCTGAGGGCTATCCCGCTGCCGAGATGAAACATGGCCCGATCGCTCTGATCGATGAGCAGATGCCGGTCATCGTCATCGCCACCAATAAAAGCGCGTACGACAAGATCGCCAGCAACATACAGGAAGTTAAGGCCCGCAAGGGCATGGTTATTGCCGTAGTCACCGAGGGAGACAAGGTCATCAGCAAAATGGCCGATTACGTCATCGAAATCCCGGACACGGAAGAACCGCTGACGCCACTGCTTTCCGTTATCCCCTTACAACTCCTTTCTTACCACATCGCGGTAATGCGGGGCTGTAATGTCGACCAACCGAGAAACCTGGCTAAGTCAGTTACCGTAGAATAG
- a CDS encoding DUF4270 domain-containing protein — MRLTSFAFVLAIIASMFSCTDPTLVGGSLLEEDRADVGFLDTLTIEGVSITNDSIRTYTPFTSSQLATYLLGNMNDPVFGRSASSIYAQVYPQNNSPDFSGNTVVDSIVLVLPYDVEAFYGKTTGEEFGIEVFQLAEPLLEDDEYFSNQEVAVEPMPIGSAQATVSADSLEFIDYQGTDTAMVKFPHFRIPLDEAVSDLLVGLDTSVYESDSLFLDAFKGIYLQANTENEGMISFDLLSASAGIYLYYRDSLSGKPKRFLFDFDIQPTVRFTRYEHHYDGAPVAPFLDGSAPKDSLLFVQGMSGLDVKLEIPSVAALKGLVINKAELEIYVADVEGDESDFTPSSQLILTAPNSEGTLVAIEDIEIILAQRRSLEELFGGTPTEGSNGSPAVYKMNLTAHFQGIVDGTRENVLYITPFRKAQTASRAVLYGPKHPEYGIKLKVAYTKL; from the coding sequence ATGAGACTAACTTCCTTCGCCTTTGTCCTGGCTATTATCGCTTCTATGTTTTCCTGCACCGACCCCACCCTGGTTGGCGGCAGCCTGCTGGAAGAAGATAGAGCCGATGTAGGTTTTTTGGATACCCTCACCATCGAGGGCGTTTCCATCACCAACGATTCTATAAGGACCTACACCCCTTTCACCTCCAGCCAGTTGGCGACCTACCTGCTGGGCAACATGAACGACCCCGTCTTCGGCCGTTCCGCCTCCAGCATTTACGCCCAGGTATACCCGCAGAACAACAGCCCGGATTTTAGCGGAAATACCGTAGTGGACTCCATCGTCCTGGTGCTGCCCTATGATGTTGAAGCGTTTTATGGCAAAACCACAGGGGAGGAATTCGGCATCGAGGTTTTTCAACTGGCAGAACCCCTCCTGGAGGACGATGAATACTTCTCCAACCAGGAGGTGGCCGTAGAGCCCATGCCTATCGGCAGCGCCCAGGCTACGGTGAGCGCCGACAGCCTCGAGTTCATCGACTACCAGGGAACCGACACCGCCATGGTCAAATTCCCTCATTTCCGCATCCCCCTGGATGAAGCTGTTTCCGATCTGCTCGTCGGGCTGGATACCTCCGTTTATGAAAGCGACAGCCTGTTCCTGGATGCGTTCAAAGGCATTTACCTGCAGGCCAATACCGAGAACGAAGGCATGATCAGCTTCGACCTGCTTTCGGCAAGTGCTGGGATTTATCTGTATTACCGGGATTCTCTCAGTGGCAAACCCAAGCGCTTCCTTTTTGATTTCGACATACAGCCCACCGTGCGCTTTACGCGCTACGAGCACCATTACGACGGCGCTCCGGTGGCCCCGTTCCTGGATGGCTCCGCGCCGAAAGACAGCCTCCTCTTCGTTCAGGGCATGAGCGGGTTGGATGTCAAACTCGAAATCCCCAGTGTAGCTGCCCTGAAAGGCCTGGTCATCAACAAAGCAGAGCTGGAAATTTATGTCGCCGATGTGGAAGGAGACGAAAGCGACTTCACTCCCAGCAGCCAGTTGATACTCACCGCCCCAAACAGCGAAGGCACCCTGGTTGCTATTGAAGATATAGAGATCATCCTTGCTCAGCGCCGCAGCCTGGAAGAACTTTTCGGAGGCACCCCGACAGAAGGCTCCAATGGAAGCCCGGCTGTTTATAAAATGAACCTTACGGCCCATTTCCAGGGCATTGTTGACGGCACCAGGGAAAATGTATTGTACATCACTCCCTTCCGGAAGGCGCAGACGGCTTCCCGCGCCGTCCTGTACGGGCCCAAACACCCCGAGTACGGCATTAAGTTAAAAGTGGCTTATACAAAACTCTAA
- a CDS encoding glycogen/starch synthase, with translation MSKKKVLIVTQEMHPYTALSEISNIARKLPQHIQENGMEIRVLMPRFGTINERRHRLHEVVRLSGMNIIVDDDDFPLIIKVASLPEARMQVYFLDNEDFFKRKRVFTDEGGEPFDDNPDRMVFFCKGVIETVKKFGWPPDIIHCHGWMTSLIPLYLKTAYKNEPLFQHSKVVYSIYDNALDKSFNDQFIAKASINNLNEEDLKAYQNGSGATLHKGAISYADALVIGSEKVGESVSKALNGIDKPIMEYLGDDENLDAYLEFYDSLTAEEVEEGK, from the coding sequence ATGAGTAAAAAGAAAGTGCTGATCGTTACGCAGGAAATGCATCCCTATACCGCACTCTCCGAAATATCCAACATAGCCCGAAAGCTTCCGCAACACATTCAGGAAAACGGCATGGAAATTCGCGTGCTCATGCCCCGTTTCGGAACGATCAACGAGCGCAGGCACCGGCTGCATGAAGTCGTACGCTTGTCCGGAATGAATATCATCGTCGATGACGACGACTTCCCGCTGATCATCAAAGTAGCTTCGTTGCCGGAAGCCCGCATGCAGGTTTATTTTCTTGACAATGAAGACTTTTTCAAGCGCAAGCGCGTCTTCACCGATGAGGGAGGAGAGCCCTTCGACGACAACCCCGACCGCATGGTCTTCTTCTGCAAGGGCGTCATCGAGACGGTGAAGAAATTTGGTTGGCCGCCAGACATCATCCATTGCCACGGCTGGATGACAAGCCTCATTCCACTTTACCTGAAGACGGCATACAAGAACGAACCGTTGTTCCAGCATTCGAAGGTGGTCTATTCCATTTATGACAACGCTCTGGATAAATCGTTTAACGATCAGTTCATTGCTAAAGCTTCGATCAACAACCTCAATGAAGAGGACCTCAAAGCCTACCAGAATGGCAGCGGCGCCACCCTTCACAAGGGGGCCATTTCTTACGCCGACGCCCTGGTGATCGGCAGCGAAAAGGTTGGCGAATCCGTTTCCAAAGCGCTCAACGGCATCGACAAGCCCATTATGGAATACCTGGGCGATGACGAGAACCTGGACGCCTACCTGGAGTTCTACGACTCTCTTACTGCCGAAGAAGTAGAAGAGGGGAAATAA